The Nostoc sp. 'Lobaria pulmonaria (5183) cyanobiont' genome window below encodes:
- a CDS encoding glycosyltransferase family 10 domain-containing protein, translating into MTIKTVGMISSYSGLAKNKDWLWQQTPHYFGVWNKIQMLKMAKKPDFMLLYQFDFPQASPQKSWLDSFRKQQQKPVVNVESLLRGVNKERIIYLLREPPLDEVVKITNHNYQEAQKYCGYVSGPDDFAPIPDYMPAIWYHSNSFQDLNEMPPPPKVAPCSWITSGISRTANHRQRLDFLQSLQSSGMKFDLYGRNLPEWANSSGELSNKWYGMAPYYYNLAIENYADNNWYVSEKLWDSLLAWCLPIYYGGPAADKLLPPGSFLRLPSLDEKGIAYIQEVTATPDAWYAAKDAIAEARQIILHKLNLLNWLSNFVDQHS; encoded by the coding sequence ATGACTATTAAAACTGTTGGCATGATTAGCAGCTATTCAGGTCTTGCTAAAAACAAAGATTGGTTATGGCAACAAACTCCGCACTACTTTGGTGTTTGGAACAAAATCCAAATGTTGAAAATGGCAAAAAAGCCAGATTTTATGTTGCTCTATCAATTTGATTTTCCTCAAGCATCGCCACAAAAATCTTGGTTAGATAGTTTTCGCAAACAGCAACAAAAACCAGTAGTAAATGTTGAATCTCTACTGCGTGGTGTCAACAAAGAGCGGATTATTTATTTGCTCAGAGAACCACCTTTAGATGAGGTTGTAAAAATAACTAATCATAATTATCAAGAAGCCCAGAAGTATTGCGGCTACGTTTCTGGCCCCGATGATTTTGCTCCCATTCCTGACTATATGCCTGCTATTTGGTATCACTCAAATTCATTTCAAGATTTAAATGAAATGCCACCGCCTCCAAAAGTAGCCCCATGTAGTTGGATTACTTCGGGAATTAGCCGCACAGCCAACCATCGCCAGCGTTTAGATTTTTTACAATCTTTGCAATCTAGTGGCATGAAATTTGATTTGTATGGGCGTAACTTACCAGAATGGGCGAACAGTTCGGGAGAACTAAGCAACAAATGGTATGGCATGGCACCATACTATTACAATCTGGCAATTGAAAACTATGCTGATAATAATTGGTATGTGAGTGAGAAACTTTGGGATAGTTTACTTGCTTGGTGTTTACCAATTTACTATGGTGGACCGGCTGCTGATAAATTATTGCCACCGGGTAGTTTTTTGCGGTTGCCCAGTTTAGATGAAAAAGGCATTGCCTACATCCAAGAAGTGACAGCTACACCTGATGCTTGGTATGCTGCCAAAGATGCGATCGCAGAAGCACGTCAAATCATTTTACACAAATTAAACCTGCTTAACTGGTTATCAAACTTTGTCGATCAACACTCATAA
- a CDS encoding Npun_R2821/Npun_R2822 family protein → MNGICTLGNDYVFDQLVALLNSIDVILGPETPVCIYPFDDRTQRIADEIAKRPNVFLYDDQESINRWDQFMLAAAPERLNRSKSRLYGAHRRFCAFDGPFEKFIYLDADTLVMNSLAGVFEKLDSYDFVVYDFQFKDVSKIYNINSPKLLKVFEQKRIDYEIFCSGFYGAKQGLFESKKRDWLISHLQNGESEILYGGAGEQPLINYMVMRSNLSIYNFACQLPDNEKTGCSASSKHFEERENILYDRGNRLTYLHYIGIPPNINHAVCAGENIQFPYRDLFLYYRYLHEPEKRPVFNNPPKNYNDAPVANLLTRALRKFKLINQG, encoded by the coding sequence ATGAATGGTATTTGTACCCTTGGCAATGATTATGTTTTCGATCAACTGGTGGCTTTGCTCAACAGTATTGATGTTATCTTAGGCCCAGAAACTCCTGTTTGTATCTATCCTTTCGACGATCGGACACAACGGATTGCTGACGAAATAGCTAAACGCCCGAATGTATTTCTTTACGATGACCAAGAATCAATCAACCGCTGGGATCAATTTATGCTCGCAGCAGCCCCAGAACGATTGAATCGGAGTAAATCTCGTCTTTATGGCGCTCACCGTCGTTTTTGCGCTTTTGATGGGCCATTCGAGAAGTTTATCTATTTAGATGCAGACACCTTGGTGATGAACTCACTCGCAGGAGTGTTTGAAAAGCTAGATAGTTATGATTTTGTGGTCTACGATTTCCAATTTAAAGACGTTAGTAAAATATATAATATTAATTCTCCCAAATTACTAAAAGTTTTTGAGCAAAAACGCATTGATTATGAAATATTTTGCTCAGGTTTTTATGGCGCAAAACAAGGATTATTTGAATCAAAAAAAAGAGATTGGCTAATATCACATTTACAAAATGGTGAGTCAGAAATTTTGTATGGTGGTGCTGGTGAACAACCATTAATCAACTACATGGTAATGAGGTCTAATCTTTCTATTTATAACTTTGCTTGCCAACTGCCAGATAATGAAAAAACAGGATGTTCTGCTAGCTCTAAACACTTCGAGGAACGAGAAAATATTCTTTATGATCGCGGTAATCGACTAACTTATCTCCATTACATTGGTATTCCTCCTAATATTAATCACGCAGTCTGTGCGGGAGAAAATATTCAGTTTCCCTATCGAGATTTATTTCTCTATTATCGTTACTTACACGAACCAGAAAAGCGTCCAGTATTTAACAATCCTCCTAAAAATTATAATGACGCTCCAGTAGCAAATTTACTTACAAGAGCTTTGCGAAAATTTAAGTTAATTAACCAAGGATAA
- a CDS encoding Npun_R2821/Npun_R2822 family protein, which produces MSRGIYIVANDRVIDNAIALLNSIRYYDPEVTVYLIPFNDNYHKVAEQLATLHNVQIFPDLELIDTFTKRIGEIFDRDFLALPNKMRKLVAWFGPLDEFIYIDTDIVVFEKIADNLDKLSEVDFFCCDYHHANDKLRNIFSPFVKEQQIFSDAQLQDVFNSGFWASRKGIITEQQMDEALRECAANREYFDFSEGVTDQPILNYLVLKLISKRGNLVKIPGGGPGSWAGSQNFKQQDYALYDRGQRLKYLHWAGTRMKTGSPYWQLWEHYRYLHEGKFAFIPKLTRRLFPFVSART; this is translated from the coding sequence ATGAGCCGGGGTATTTATATAGTTGCCAATGACCGCGTTATCGATAATGCTATTGCTCTCCTCAATAGCATCCGTTACTATGATCCAGAAGTTACCGTTTATCTAATACCTTTTAATGACAATTACCATAAGGTAGCAGAACAGCTTGCTACCTTACATAACGTCCAAATTTTCCCAGATTTAGAACTTATTGATACCTTTACCAAACGCATCGGAGAAATTTTTGACCGAGATTTCCTCGCCTTACCCAACAAAATGCGTAAACTGGTGGCGTGGTTTGGGCCTTTAGATGAATTTATTTATATTGATACGGATATTGTCGTTTTTGAAAAAATTGCCGACAATTTGGACAAACTATCAGAAGTTGATTTCTTCTGCTGTGATTACCATCATGCTAATGACAAGCTGCGAAATATTTTTTCCCCATTTGTGAAAGAGCAGCAAATTTTTTCCGATGCCCAACTTCAAGATGTTTTCAACAGTGGTTTTTGGGCTTCGAGAAAAGGAATTATTACCGAACAGCAAATGGATGAAGCTTTACGCGAGTGTGCAGCAAATCGCGAATATTTCGATTTTTCTGAAGGAGTTACAGACCAACCAATTTTAAATTATCTTGTTCTCAAACTAATTTCTAAACGTGGAAATCTCGTTAAAATTCCTGGGGGAGGGCCTGGTAGTTGGGCAGGTTCGCAAAATTTTAAACAGCAAGATTACGCACTCTATGACCGAGGACAACGACTAAAATATCTTCACTGGGCTGGTACGCGGATGAAAACTGGTAGTCCCTATTGGCAATTGTGGGAACACTATCGCTATCTTCATGAGGGTAAATTTGCCTTTATTCCAAAACTGACTCGCCGTTTATTTCCCTTTGTTTCTGCCCGTACTTAA
- a CDS encoding Npun_R2821/Npun_R2822 family protein — MIDGIYTLANDVVYDQLVALLNSIEANAGRKIPVCVIPYNDQLEKVKAEIASRNNVTLFENSDSIAYWEEFGSRIWKAHPRALKLWREYGLPENFRIERHRKLCCLDGPFDKFIFFDGDTLLMKSLDDVYQKLDEYDWITNDFQYRSDLNYIFNWTEDKLAEIFSIEDIRNQIFCSGWFASKKGVLNDAKLANLLANLEAGEADALAWADSDQTVLNYLVLRSGISYYNYAYHDKATGCHWTSKFDVVDNILYDQGQKLTYLHYMSVSSSAFTRLCGGEDVDIAYRDVFLYYRYLKSPEKRPQSFKRPSKLTLLQKSTSSFIQQKINNIKLKYRNFKHRIAQ, encoded by the coding sequence ATGATAGATGGTATTTACACCTTAGCGAATGATGTTGTCTACGATCAACTAGTTGCTTTGCTCAACAGCATAGAAGCTAATGCTGGTAGAAAAATTCCTGTTTGTGTAATTCCATATAATGACCAGCTAGAGAAAGTAAAAGCAGAAATTGCATCTAGAAATAATGTTACTTTATTTGAAAATTCTGATTCTATAGCCTACTGGGAAGAATTTGGCTCTCGTATCTGGAAAGCTCACCCAAGGGCGTTAAAGCTATGGCGAGAATATGGTTTGCCAGAGAATTTTCGCATAGAAAGACATCGAAAACTTTGCTGTCTAGATGGCCCATTTGACAAGTTTATCTTCTTTGATGGAGATACCTTATTGATGAAATCACTCGATGATGTTTATCAAAAGTTAGATGAATATGATTGGATTACGAATGACTTTCAATATAGATCCGATTTAAATTATATTTTCAACTGGACAGAAGATAAGCTAGCAGAGATTTTTTCTATAGAAGATATTAGGAATCAAATTTTTTGTTCTGGTTGGTTTGCTTCTAAAAAGGGTGTTTTGAACGATGCTAAATTAGCAAATCTATTAGCAAACTTAGAAGCAGGTGAAGCTGATGCACTCGCATGGGCAGATTCCGATCAAACAGTTCTCAACTATTTAGTTTTACGTAGTGGAATTTCTTACTACAATTACGCCTATCATGATAAAGCTACTGGTTGCCATTGGACTTCTAAATTTGATGTTGTAGATAATATTCTTTATGACCAAGGGCAGAAATTGACATATTTACACTATATGAGTGTATCTTCTTCAGCTTTTACGAGGCTTTGTGGGGGTGAAGATGTTGATATTGCTTACCGCGATGTTTTCTTATATTATCGTTATTTAAAATCACCTGAAAAACGTCCTCAAAGCTTTAAGCGCCCCAGCAAGCTAACACTTCTGCAAAAGTCCACTAGTAGCTTTATTCAACAAAAAATAAACAATATTAAGCTGAAGTATCGCAACTTCAAGCATAGAATTGCTCAATAG
- a CDS encoding ABC1 kinase family protein: protein MGQYQPAQLKLYNPDAIARYYSYRPWLAWGRLLRIIFSFAGFILSLKWDEWQDRVEQNKVKRAIQLRELLTRLGPTFIKVGQALSTRPDLIRKDFLEELIKLQDQLPPFDNAIAYQIIESELGRPIHESFSELSPNPVAAASLGQVYRGRLVSGEEVAVKVQRPNLHPVITRDLYLMRWAAGWLAPWLPLNLGHDLTLIVDEFGIKLFEEIDYINEGRNAEKFASNFHNDLQVKVPGIYWRYTNTHVLTLEWIDGFKLTDTQRIRAAGLDPEAIIQIGVTSGLQQLLEYGFFHADPHPGNLFAVPDGRMAYIDFGMMDQLEESTKETLVDALVHLVNKDYTDLAEDFVKLGFLTPDTNICPIVPALEAVLGNAIGKNVKDFNFKTITDEFSELMYEYPFRVPAKFALIIRSLVTQEGIALSLNPNFKIVEVGYPYIARRLLTGEAPELRRRLLNVLFKDGKFQWQRLENLIAIARSDNNFDVLPTAQMGFQYLMSEEGKFLRRQLVLALTEDDRLHTEDVQRLWNLVKDDLKPDRLLNIAIGILTELSREGAAAILPKATLLGSFAENQSTNKK from the coding sequence GTGGGTCAGTATCAACCTGCTCAACTAAAACTCTATAATCCAGATGCGATCGCTCGCTACTATAGTTACCGTCCTTGGCTAGCCTGGGGACGACTGCTGAGAATCATCTTCTCCTTTGCAGGATTTATACTCAGTCTGAAGTGGGACGAGTGGCAAGATCGAGTTGAGCAGAACAAGGTTAAACGAGCTATCCAGTTGCGAGAACTGCTCACCCGCCTTGGTCCGACTTTTATTAAAGTTGGTCAAGCCCTCTCCACTAGGCCTGACCTGATACGCAAAGATTTCTTAGAAGAACTGATAAAGTTACAAGATCAGTTACCACCTTTCGATAATGCGATCGCTTACCAGATTATCGAAAGCGAACTAGGCCGTCCAATTCACGAAAGTTTTAGCGAACTATCACCTAATCCAGTTGCTGCTGCTAGCTTGGGTCAAGTTTACCGGGGTCGTCTGGTTAGCGGCGAAGAAGTCGCCGTAAAGGTGCAACGCCCCAACTTACACCCGGTAATTACACGTGACCTATATTTGATGCGTTGGGCAGCAGGTTGGCTAGCTCCTTGGTTGCCTTTAAATCTCGGTCACGACCTAACTTTAATTGTGGATGAGTTTGGCATAAAATTATTTGAAGAAATTGACTATATTAATGAAGGTCGCAACGCCGAAAAATTTGCTAGCAACTTTCACAACGACCTACAAGTAAAAGTTCCAGGTATTTACTGGCGTTACACCAATACACACGTTTTAACCCTGGAATGGATTGACGGCTTTAAGCTGACGGATACTCAACGCATTCGCGCAGCAGGTTTAGACCCAGAAGCGATCATCCAAATTGGCGTGACATCAGGATTGCAACAGCTTTTAGAATATGGCTTCTTCCATGCTGACCCTCATCCTGGCAATTTGTTTGCTGTGCCCGATGGTCGTATGGCTTATATTGACTTCGGCATGATGGATCAGTTGGAAGAAAGCACCAAAGAAACACTGGTAGATGCGCTAGTGCATTTGGTGAATAAAGACTATACCGACTTAGCCGAAGACTTTGTAAAATTAGGGTTTCTGACTCCAGATACGAATATTTGCCCGATAGTGCCAGCATTAGAAGCGGTGCTAGGAAACGCTATTGGCAAAAATGTCAAGGATTTTAACTTCAAAACTATTACCGATGAATTTTCGGAACTGATGTACGAATATCCTTTCCGAGTCCCGGCAAAGTTTGCCTTGATTATTCGTTCCCTAGTTACCCAAGAAGGTATTGCCCTTAGCCTCAACCCCAATTTCAAAATTGTTGAAGTGGGTTATCCCTATATAGCGCGGCGGTTGCTGACAGGAGAAGCGCCGGAATTACGGCGACGATTATTGAATGTGCTGTTCAAAGATGGTAAATTTCAGTGGCAACGGTTAGAGAATTTGATTGCGATCGCTCGTAGTGATAACAACTTTGATGTATTGCCCACAGCTCAGATGGGGTTCCAATACTTAATGTCCGAAGAAGGCAAGTTTCTCCGGCGACAGTTGGTGCTTGCTCTCACCGAAGATGACCGCCTGCACACCGAAGATGTGCAACGCTTGTGGAACCTGGTTAAAGATGACTTAAAACCGGATCGTTTATTAAATATAGCGATCGGGATTTTAACAGAGTTATCCAGAGAAGGTGCAGCCGCTATCCTGCCAAAAGCGACATTACTTGGGTCTTTTGCTGAGAACCAGTCAACAAATAAAAAGTAA
- a CDS encoding M1 family metallopeptidase, with amino-acid sequence MSQSYFDTDNNGHKPFELPGARPHYNPDRPGQVEHIFLDLSLDIPKQSYQGSCSISLLPIRNGIDRLTLDAVNLNIESVQVDEVPQNFDYDGEQLSIELSQATQIGQRLLIAIAYSVTKPQRGIYFIQPDKHYPNKPTQVWTQGEDEDSRFWFPCFDYPGQLSTSEIRVRVPNPLVAISNGELINTTEDGDYKIYHWSQQQVHPTYLMTLAIGDFAEIQDEWNGKPVTYYVEKGREEDAKRSMEKTPRMIEFLSQKYGYPYPFPKYAQVCVDDFIFGGMENTSTTLLTDRCLLDERAVLDNRNTEALVVHELAHQWFGDLVVIKHWSHAWIKEGMASYSEVMWTEQEYSLEEAAYYRLLEARRYLSEDSSRYRRPMVTHVYREAIELYDRHIYEKGSCVYHMIRAQLGDELFWQAIQTFVQENAHKTVETVDLLRAIEKATGRNLLFLFDQYVYRGGHPDFKVAYSWDGDANLAKITVTQTQAAEDKNGSKDLFDLKIPIGFGYTQQEEVRSNGKLSTSFSALKTFTVRVNEREQSFYFPLENKPQFISFDVGNNYLKTVALEYPIAELKAQLEFDPDPISRSYAAAALAKKDGLEAIIALSASLKNDPLWGVRVEVAKQLAQINLDQAFDGLIAGLKDKNAYVRRSVVEAFTQFKTAESYKVVRGLLQKGDPSYYVEAAASRVIGAIGSANLEEKPKEDKVLKLLKSVLEEKAGWNEVVRSGAVAGLAEFKTSEAALNLLIEYTKLGVPQPLRLATIRALGKISVGQSPANLERILEKLTELAKETFFLTQVAVAAALGQMETPKAVGILRSLAEQTADGRVRRSAEEEISKVQKNIGSEKTLRQLREDFDQLKQQNQELRSRLENLEAKSK; translated from the coding sequence ATGTCGCAGTCTTATTTTGATACAGATAATAACGGACACAAACCTTTTGAGTTACCGGGAGCAAGACCACACTACAACCCCGATCGCCCCGGACAGGTAGAGCATATTTTCCTCGATCTCAGCTTGGATATTCCCAAGCAAAGCTATCAGGGCAGTTGTAGCATTAGCCTCTTGCCAATCCGTAATGGTATTGATCGTTTGACTTTGGATGCTGTCAACCTAAATATCGAGTCTGTGCAGGTGGACGAAGTGCCACAAAATTTTGACTATGACGGGGAACAGCTTTCCATCGAACTTTCTCAGGCAACCCAGATTGGTCAACGCTTGCTGATTGCGATCGCCTACTCGGTGACAAAACCGCAACGCGGTATTTATTTTATTCAACCAGATAAGCACTACCCAAACAAACCTACTCAAGTTTGGACTCAGGGAGAAGACGAAGACTCTCGCTTTTGGTTTCCCTGCTTTGACTATCCAGGACAACTGTCTACTTCGGAAATTCGTGTCCGCGTTCCTAACCCTCTCGTGGCGATTTCCAACGGTGAATTGATTAACACCACAGAAGATGGTGATTACAAAATCTACCATTGGTCACAGCAACAAGTTCATCCTACCTATTTAATGACTTTGGCAATAGGTGACTTTGCCGAAATTCAGGATGAGTGGAATGGTAAACCAGTTACCTACTACGTAGAAAAGGGACGGGAGGAAGATGCTAAACGCAGCATGGAAAAAACTCCCCGAATGATCGAATTTTTGAGCCAAAAGTATGGTTATCCATATCCTTTTCCGAAATACGCCCAAGTTTGCGTCGATGACTTCATCTTTGGCGGTATGGAAAATACCTCCACAACACTGTTAACAGACAGATGTTTACTGGATGAACGCGCCGTCTTAGATAACCGCAACACTGAAGCTTTAGTCGTCCACGAACTCGCGCACCAGTGGTTTGGCGATTTGGTGGTGATTAAGCATTGGTCTCATGCTTGGATTAAAGAAGGGATGGCTTCTTACTCTGAGGTGATGTGGACAGAACAGGAATATAGTCTAGAAGAAGCAGCTTACTATCGTTTATTGGAAGCTCGTCGTTACTTAAGCGAAGATAGCAGCCGTTATCGCCGTCCAATGGTAACGCACGTTTACCGCGAAGCTATTGAACTTTACGATCGCCACATCTACGAAAAAGGATCTTGTGTCTATCACATGATTCGCGCGCAATTGGGAGATGAATTATTTTGGCAGGCAATCCAAACATTTGTCCAAGAGAATGCTCATAAAACTGTAGAAACAGTAGACTTACTCAGGGCAATTGAAAAGGCAACCGGACGTAATCTTTTGTTCCTCTTTGACCAATATGTTTATCGTGGCGGTCATCCCGATTTTAAAGTAGCTTACTCTTGGGATGGGGATGCTAATTTAGCAAAAATTACAGTAACTCAAACCCAAGCTGCTGAAGATAAAAATGGCAGTAAAGATTTGTTTGATTTGAAAATACCTATTGGTTTTGGCTATACCCAGCAGGAAGAAGTCAGGAGTAATGGAAAACTCAGCACTTCCTTCTCAGCACTCAAAACTTTCACCGTCCGGGTGAATGAACGCGAACAAAGCTTCTACTTTCCCCTAGAAAATAAGCCCCAATTTATTAGCTTTGATGTTGGAAATAATTACTTAAAAACTGTAGCTTTGGAATATCCAATCGCGGAGTTAAAAGCACAGTTAGAATTCGATCCCGACCCGATTTCGCGTAGTTATGCAGCAGCAGCTTTGGCGAAAAAAGATGGGTTAGAAGCTATCATTGCACTGTCTGCATCGCTAAAAAATGACCCATTGTGGGGTGTGCGTGTGGAAGTGGCAAAACAACTAGCCCAAATCAATTTAGATCAAGCCTTTGATGGCTTAATTGCTGGGTTAAAAGATAAAAATGCTTATGTGCGACGATCTGTAGTGGAAGCATTTACTCAATTCAAAACTGCTGAAAGCTATAAAGTTGTCAGAGGGCTGTTGCAAAAAGGCGATCCCAGTTATTACGTGGAAGCAGCAGCTTCTCGTGTTATCGGGGCGATCGGATCGGCAAACTTGGAGGAAAAACCCAAGGAAGACAAGGTATTAAAGCTGCTGAAATCTGTTTTAGAAGAAAAGGCAGGTTGGAATGAAGTCGTGCGGAGTGGGGCAGTTGCTGGTTTAGCTGAATTCAAAACCTCAGAAGCAGCTTTAAATCTGCTAATCGAATACACCAAACTCGGTGTACCACAACCACTACGTTTAGCCACAATTCGCGCTTTAGGAAAGATTTCTGTAGGTCAAAGTCCGGCTAATTTGGAACGGATTTTAGAAAAATTAACAGAACTAGCCAAAGAAACCTTCTTTTTAACTCAAGTAGCCGTAGCCGCAGCATTAGGACAAATGGAAACACCCAAAGCAGTGGGGATTTTGCGATCGCTAGCTGAACAAACAGCTGATGGGCGTGTACGTCGCTCTGCTGAAGAAGAAATTTCCAAGGTACAAAAGAACATTGGTTCAGAAAAAACCCTGCGTCAATTGCGTGAAGATTTCGACCAACTCAAACAACAAAACCAGGAATTGAGAAGCCGTTTAGAAAACTTGGAGGCCAAATCTAAATAG
- a CDS encoding DUF3352 domain-containing protein: MPESKSKFLIPAVGAAVVVAGSIAAYTYFKGPSGGSSDALGSAKVVPSTALMATYITTDSRTWAKLQQFGTPEAQKLVAKGLEDFNQQMFSDSNVSYEKDIKPWAGGVMIAVLPPNPVKPAQLKVPSGAPNVPTNLQQESNILIVVGIKDKLSALNFANKLKSQKGVKLQESDYQGQKIVETTQNGKPTYSVVLNDSQLVLAPEKQAVEKAIDTFKGQSSFASKQGASSILKGVDVKNSLAQIYVPDYASMIQQLTAVNPQAKQLPPQTLTQLKQIKSVVAGVGVDDAGVRVKAIANLDPQLNKFQYQSSPGNIVGQFPADTFALISGNGISRGWEVLVEQSKDYPEMKQALEQARGQLKFANLDLDKDIFGWMNGEFAFGAIPSNQGVLANVGFGGALVFDTSDRKTAEATLTKLDTLAKTQQINVANRNIGGKDVTEWQIPRQGALLAHGWLDQDTVFVALGGPIAEVVSDRKNPSLDTSDAFKAVTGSLQKPNGGYFYLDMDKTKTVPLINSFVSSNADTITILNSIRGIGFTAISPDKSTSELEMLLALKPTAK; encoded by the coding sequence ATGCCTGAAAGTAAATCAAAATTTCTCATTCCTGCTGTTGGTGCTGCTGTCGTTGTCGCCGGAAGTATAGCGGCTTATACGTACTTTAAAGGCCCATCAGGAGGTAGTTCAGACGCTCTAGGCAGTGCTAAAGTAGTACCTTCAACAGCACTGATGGCAACTTATATTACTACTGACTCTCGAACCTGGGCAAAATTACAGCAGTTTGGCACTCCAGAAGCACAAAAGTTAGTGGCAAAAGGTCTGGAAGATTTCAATCAGCAAATGTTCAGTGACAGTAACGTTTCTTATGAAAAAGACATAAAGCCTTGGGCTGGTGGTGTGATGATTGCTGTATTGCCACCAAATCCTGTAAAACCAGCACAGTTAAAAGTACCCTCTGGGGCACCTAATGTACCAACAAATTTACAGCAGGAATCAAATATCCTGATAGTGGTGGGAATCAAGGACAAACTCAGCGCCTTGAATTTTGCTAACAAATTGAAGTCACAAAAAGGAGTGAAATTACAGGAATCTGACTATCAAGGTCAAAAAATTGTCGAAACTACACAAAATGGCAAGCCGACGTATAGCGTAGTTTTAAATGATAGTCAGTTGGTATTAGCCCCCGAAAAGCAAGCTGTAGAAAAAGCAATTGATACGTTTAAGGGACAGTCTTCTTTTGCCAGTAAACAAGGTGCTAGCAGCATTCTTAAAGGAGTGGATGTTAAAAACAGCCTCGCCCAAATTTATGTACCAGACTATGCCAGTATGATACAGCAATTAACCGCTGTAAATCCGCAGGCAAAGCAGTTACCCCCACAAACCCTGACACAACTCAAGCAGATAAAATCTGTGGTAGCGGGTGTTGGTGTTGATGATGCGGGAGTGCGGGTAAAAGCGATCGCTAATTTAGATCCACAATTAAATAAATTTCAGTATCAATCAAGTCCTGGGAATATAGTCGGGCAATTTCCTGCTGATACCTTTGCTCTGATTAGCGGAAATGGTATCAGCCGTGGTTGGGAAGTGCTGGTAGAGCAGTCAAAAGATTATCCAGAAATGAAGCAAGCTCTCGAACAAGCGCGAGGACAACTGAAATTCGCCAATCTAGACTTAGATAAGGATATTTTTGGCTGGATGAATGGAGAATTCGCCTTTGGTGCGATTCCATCAAATCAAGGAGTGTTAGCGAATGTTGGTTTTGGAGGTGCTTTAGTATTTGATACTAGCGATCGCAAAACTGCCGAAGCCACCTTAACAAAATTGGATACCCTTGCCAAAACCCAACAAATCAACGTCGCCAACAGAAATATCGGTGGTAAAGACGTAACTGAATGGCAAATTCCCCGACAAGGAGCTTTATTGGCACATGGTTGGCTAGATCAAGATACTGTATTTGTAGCTCTTGGTGGCCCAATTGCTGAGGTTGTTAGCGATCGCAAAAATCCATCTCTCGACACTAGCGACGCTTTCAAAGCCGTGACTGGTTCTTTGCAAAAGCCCAACGGCGGCTATTTCTATCTAGATATGGATAAAACTAAAACTGTGCCTTTGATCAATAGTTTTGTATCGTCTAACGCCGATACCATCACCATCCTGAATTCCATTCGTGGTATTGGTTTTACCGCTATTAGTCCTGATAAATCTACTAGTGAATTAGAAATGTTGTTAGCTCTCAAGCCTACTGCAAAGTAG
- the mscL gene encoding large conductance mechanosensitive channel protein MscL → MARARRRASGFLKDFQDFALKGNVVDLAIAVIIGGAFGKIVTSFVEDVIMPLINPLVSFAGKDWRTITISPGIKIGEFLGAIVDFVIIALVLFVAIRALQKFKRQEEVADEPLPDPNLVAQERLTGALDRLNQTLETRNNQVL, encoded by the coding sequence ATGGCCAGAGCAAGAAGAAGAGCAAGTGGCTTTTTAAAAGATTTTCAAGATTTTGCCCTTAAAGGCAATGTAGTTGACTTGGCGATCGCTGTCATCATTGGTGGTGCTTTTGGCAAGATTGTCACTTCCTTTGTTGAAGATGTGATCATGCCATTGATTAATCCCTTGGTTAGTTTTGCTGGCAAAGACTGGAGAACAATCACCATTAGTCCAGGAATCAAGATTGGTGAGTTTCTTGGCGCAATAGTTGACTTTGTAATCATTGCCTTAGTTTTATTTGTAGCAATTCGAGCCTTACAAAAATTCAAGAGACAAGAAGAAGTCGCCGATGAACCTCTGCCAGATCCTAACCTTGTAGCCCAAGAAAGATTGACTGGCGCGTTGGATAGACTCAACCAAACCTTGGAAACTCGGAATAATCAAGTTTTGTAA